A single genomic interval of Lathyrus oleraceus cultivar Zhongwan6 chromosome 7, CAAS_Psat_ZW6_1.0, whole genome shotgun sequence harbors:
- the LOC127106071 gene encoding uncharacterized protein LOC127106071 has product MARISTLYLLAYNSFQAIGWAVSLTIILFNLLSTSSVTGTFTSAGTLICFLQSAAFLEVIHGAIGLVPSGVLLPMLQWSGRTHFVLAIVRGIPEVQELPSVFITFLAWSIGEVIRYSHYAFSCLGNCPSWITYIRYTAFIVLYPLGVFPGEVWAMYQALPIIKKNNIYADSFSSLPFSYYDFLKVVIVVYPFLWFKLYLHLFKQRRSKLYKRHDKKRA; this is encoded by the exons ATGGCTCGTATTTCAACACTTTATCTCCTCGCTTACAACTCTTTTCAAGCAATTGGATG GGCCGTTTCGTTAACCATCATTTTGTTCAATCTTCTCTCCACTTCCTCCGTCACCGGAACTTTTACTTCCGCCGGAACGTTAATTT GTTTTCTGCAATCTGCTGCATTCTTGGAAGTCATACACGGTGCCATTG GACTGGTTCCAAGTGGAGTGTTGCTTCCTATGCTGCAATGGTCGGGAAGGACTCACTTTGTGCTTGCCATTGTTAGGGGAATTCCTGAG GTCCAGGAGTTACCTTCTGTTTTTATCACTTTTCTTGCATGGAGCATAGGCGAG GTCATTAGATATTCGCATTATGCTTTCAGTTGCTTGGGAAACTGTCCTTCTTGGATCACCTATATCAG GTACACTGCGTTTATTGTGCTGTATCCTTTGGGAGTGTTTCCTGGAGAAG TATGGGCGATGTACCAGGCGCTTCCAATTATAAAAAAGAATAATATCTATGCAGATTCCTTTTCAAGCCTCCCATTTAGTTATTATGATTTTCTTAAG GTCGTAATTGTAGTTTATCCATTCCTCTGGTTCAAACTATACCTGCATTTGTTCAAGCAGCGGCGTTCGAAACTTTATAAACGACATGACAAGAAAAGAGCATGA